The following DNA comes from Proteiniborus ethanoligenes.
TGATAATTCCTGAATAAATCAAGTCTACTATACAGTAACCCATTATGTCTCTTGCACCTAAGCCTGCTATTCCTAATGCTGGAAGAGCCCAGAATGGTTGAATCATATTTGTCCAAGCATCTCCCCAAGCTATACTCATTGCAGTTTTAGCTGCTGGTACTCCAAGCTCTAGTCCCGCTGGCATCATAATAGGAGCTTGAACTGCCCATTGTCCACCACCAGAAGGAACGAAGAAGTTAACTAATCCCGCACTCCAGAAAGTGAATAGTGGGAATGTTTTTGGTGTTGATATAGCTACGAACATATTTGACATTTGACCAGCTAATGATATACCTGCTGGACTTTGACCAGTCATCATACCCATTATACCTGCATAGAATGGGAATTGTAATAGTATACCTGCTGTTCCCTTAGCAGCAATAGATAATGCATTTAAGTATCTTCTTGGAGTTCCATGAAGAATTATACCTGCTGTTAAGAAAATAAGGTTAACTATATTTAGGTTTAAGTCAAAGCCTTTTTTATTAAAATGATAAATAATAAAAGCTAATCCTAAAGCACCTGTTATCATCGAAAGCACAGGGCTGTTTTCCATTTTTTCAGCTGGAGTCATGTCTGCTTTTGAAACAACTGTTTCTTCTTCTGTATCAGCTAATAGCTTTGGATCTACGACAAATGCTTTATCTGCTTCTGGGTGCATTGCCTTATTTACCAGTGGTAATGTTAATATTAATATACCTGAAATAATTAAGTTAAATGGTGAAAATATTGTTTGTGTAGTTGAAATTGCATCTACTACAGCACCAGAAGTTACTCTTGCTAAATCTGGGCTAGCTGTAGCTAATGTTAGTGGTATAGAGCCTGAGATTCCACCATGCCATACTAGGAAGCCTGAATAAGCCGCTGCGATTAAAAGTCTGTAGTCAACACCCTTTACCTGCTTAGCTAATTCTCTCGCAT
Coding sequences within:
- a CDS encoding short-chain fatty acid transporter, which produces MFKKFTNGCVAIVQKYLPDPFLFAVVLTILVFVLGIFATGQSPIQMVAHWGNGIWGLLAFSMQMALVLVTGHTLASAPIIKKGLSKLASFAKTPGQAILAVSLVSGIACWINWGFGLVIGALYARELAKQVKGVDYRLLIAAAYSGFLVWHGGISGSIPLTLATASPDLARVTSGAVVDAISTTQTIFSPFNLIISGILILTLPLVNKAMHPEADKAFVVDPKLLADTEEETVVSKADMTPAEKMENSPVLSMITGALGLAFIIYHFNKKGFDLNLNIVNLIFLTAGIILHGTPRRYLNALSIAAKGTAGILLQFPFYAGIMGMMTGQSPAGISLAGQMSNMFVAISTPKTFPLFTFWSAGLVNFFVPSGGGQWAVQAPIMMPAGLELGVPAAKTAMSIAWGDAWTNMIQPFWALPALGIAGLGARDIMGYCIVDLIYSGIIISAVFLLF